In Nocardioides sp. JS614, the sequence CGGAATGCCCGCCGGTCCGCCGGCAGCACCCGCACCGGGTCGACCGGAGCATCCGCGGCGACGGGCTCGGCACCCGCCGCCGGCACCTGGTCGAGCAGCGCCGCCACCACCGGGTTGGCGCTGCCCTCCTGGACGAGCACCGCGACCACGGCCAGCCGGCCGTCGGTGCCCTCGTGGACGAGGTGGACCTCGGCGGCGTACGACGCGCCGGCGACCAGGTGCTCGCTGGGGCTGTGGAAGTGGAGCTGGCGCAGCTCGAACGTCTCGCAGTCGAGCTCGAGCGAGCCTGCCCCCTCGACGCTCGCCTGGACCGTGTGGCCGTTGTCGACCACGGTGGCCGGCGCCGGCCGGTAGGCGAACCCGAGGTCGGGGAGATCCCGGCTCGTGGCACCGGCGAGGTCGACCGGTGACTGCTCGCGCCCGGTCGCGCAGGCCTCCTCCCACGCCTCGACGTCGTCGTAGCTCCAGTGCTCGGCGCGGCCGGCCTCGCTGCCGTGGTCGCCGGGCTCGGTGCGGGTCCCGTCGCCGTCCCCGGAACAGGAGCCCGCGGCCAGCGCCACGCACAGGACGACCAGGAGCCGAACGCGTCGGTTCGGGCGCGCGGCGTTCATGCGCGGACGCTACTGACCGAGCGCCTCCCGTCAGCGGAAGTCGATGAGCAGCATCTCGGTGTCGGAGCCGTCGGTCACGGGCGCCTCGGCCGCCGGGCCGGCGCCGGGGTCCTCCGTCACGGCACCCGCGACGAGGGCGCTGCGGAAGCAGCGGGCGACGTACGGCAGCTGCATGCCGTCCATCCCGCGGCCGTAGTCGTCGTAGAAGGCGACGACCTCGGCGAGCTTGTCGGCCCGCGCCGTCTCGTCGAGGGTCGCGACGTTCGATCGGGACAGCACGAGGTCCCGGATCGAGTCACGATCCACGAGCTGCCAGTGGCGGAAGGACTCGGTCTCGAGTGCTTCGAAGAGGGTGCTGTTCTCCAGCGGCCCCTCGGAGCGCGACTGCTCCTGGCTGCCGATGATCCGGCCGAGCCTGCGCACCCAGGGGATCCGCTCGTCGCGGGCGTTCCACACGACGGCGAGACGCCCGCCGGGCTTGAGGACCCGGGCGATCTCGGGCAGTGCGCGCTCGTGGTCGAACCAGTGGAAGGCCTGTGCGGCCACCACGACGTCGTACGACGCGTCCGGCGCCGGGATGTCCTCGGCCGCGGCGACGGAGGTGCGGACCTCGGGCAGCCGCTCGCGGAGGACGGCCAGCATCTGCTCGTCGGGGTCGGTGGCGTGCACGTCGTGGCCGAGCGACACGAGCACCTCGGTCAGCTTGCCGGTCCCGGCGCCCAGCTCGAGCACGGTGGTCGGCTGGTCGCCCACGGCCCAGGCGGCGGCCGCGCGCGGGTAGGTCGGCCGGCCGCGGTCGTAGGCGGCGGCGACGTCCCCGAACGAGAGCGCGGGCGAGGTGGCGGGCTGGTCGCTCATCGAGGCCACGCTACCTGCTGGATACGGTGATCCACGTGACCACAGACCCCTTGTCCCGCTTGGCTTCCCTCGAGGGTGTCCCGTCGGCGTACGCCGCCGCCCGCGACGGCATCGACGTGATGCTGCGCGACCGCGGGCTGCGGCGGACCTCCCCGGAGACAACGACCGAGAGCCTGCTTCGCGGTGCGCACGCCAGCGCGGTGCTCGAGGGATCGACCTCGACCCTGGCCCAGGTCCGCGCCGGAGCGTCCGACGAGGTGGCCGCCGACGCCCTGCGGGTCTCGACCGAGCTGTTGGGCCTGGCCCCCGCGCTGTCCCGCACCCCGCTGCAGGCGCTGGCCCGGATCCACACGCTCGCCTCGGCGGGCCAGCCCGAGGAGTCCCGCGGCCGGCCGCGGGACGCGGAGGCGGCCGAGCGGCTGCGCGGGGTCGGGGAGCTCCTGGTCGCCCACACCGCGGCGCCCGCGCTCGTGCTCGCCGCCGTCGTGCACGCCGAGCTCGCCACGGCCGCGCCGTTCGCCTCGCACAACGGCATCGTGGCGCGGGCGACCGAGCGGCTGGTGCTGGTCGCGCGGGGCGTGGACGAGAAGTCGCTGGTGGTCCCCGAGGCCGGGCACCTGGCGCTGCGGGCGGCGTACGAGTCGAACCTGCGCGGCTATGCGACCGGCCGGACCGCGGGCGTGCACTCCTGGCTGCTCTATGCCGCCGAGGCGTACGCCGCCGGCGCCGAGGCGAGCCCCCTGCGGCTGGCCGCGGAGTAGGACCGCTCCGTCCTCCCGATGGTTGCGGTGCGAGCGCAGCGAGCCCCGGAACCACCGGTCCGCTGCCTGGGCGGAGGAGACCCGTTCTCTGACTGGGTCTCGAGGCGCGCGGTCGCGACCTCCTGCGTCGGTCGCGGGCGCTCCTCGACCTCCTCGGACGACGCGGACCGCTCCTGCGTCGCGGTCCACTGTCCTCGGACATGCGAACGGCACCCGGCGTTCGAGGTGATTGGTCCGGGTGCCGTCGCTGACACGTGAATCCGATGGCTACCAGGCGTGCAACATCCGACTGCTGCCGCGGGAAGGTCCCGGCCGGCCAGCGCCCTGTAGGAAGGGTAGATCGCCGCGTGGGTACCCGGATCACGTGCTGCCCTGTTGAGTTCTGACTCCGTGTCTACGCCTCATCCGGCGCACGTTCAAGGACCTTCGAGGGTTGACTTCCGTGGCGCGATCAGGGCCGGCCGGCGACACGCCGAGCGGTGGGATCGGGGGGTCAGGCGCTGGGCCGTCGCTTGCGCGAGTTGGCCCACAGCACCCCGCCGACGGCCACCACGCCGCCCACCGCGAGGGCGGCCAGGGTGGGCTTCGCCGGCGGCAGCGGGACCCGGGTGCGCAGCGCCACCGGCTTGGTGAACACCAGCACCGGCCAGCCGCGCTCGGCCGCGATCCGGCGCAGCTCCTTGTCCGGGTTGACTGCGTGGGCGTGGCCCACCGCCTCGAGCATCGGCACGTCCGTCACCGAGTCGCTGTAGCCGTAGCTGCTCGCGAGGTCGTAGCCCTCCGCGGCGGCCAGGTCCTCGATGGCGCGGGCCTTCTCGTCCGCGTACGCGTAGTACTCGATGCCCCCGGTGTAGCGGCCCTCCGCGATCTCCATCCGGGTCGCGATCACCCGGTCCGCGCCGAGCATCGCGGCGATCGGCTCGACCACCTCGGCACCGGAGGCCGAGACGACGACCACGTCGCGCCCGGCCAGGCGGTGCTCCTCGATCAGGCTGACCGCCTCGTCGTACACCAGCGGGTCGACGATGTTGTGCAGGGTGTCCGCGACGATCTCCCGGACGGTCGCGACGTCCCACCCGGCGCACAGCTGCGACATGAACTGCCGCATCTTCTCCATCTGGTCGTGGTCCGCGCCGCCGACCAGGTAGACGAACTGGGCGTACGCCGAGCGCAGCACGGCGCGCCGCGAGATCAGCCCGCCCGCTTGGAACGGCTTGCTGAACGCCAACGTGCTCGACTTGGCGATGATCGTCTTGTCGAGATCGAAGAAGGCCGCGGTGGACCGGGTCGCCATGGCGCCATCGTAGGCGGGCGCAGTCCACTCGCCGTCCACAGGCACCGTGTCGAACCGCCTTGTCCACAAGGGCTTCCGGCCCGGGTGCCGTCGTCCGCCGCCGCGGGAACCATCGGCCCATGACCGCTCCGCTGTTGATCACCCGTGACCAGTCCCTGCTCGACGAGCTGCTCCGTCTCGCGGCGGCGGCCGGCGTCACGCCGGACGTCGCCTCCGACGGCGGGGCGGCGCTGCGCGGCTGGGCGCGGGCGCCGGTCGTGCTGCTCGGTGCGGACATGGCCGAGGACCTGGCCCGGATCTCGCCGCCGCGCCGACCTCGGGTGTACGTCGTGTCCTGGGCGGCCGTGCCGGACGAGATGTTCCGGGTGGCGGTCGCGGTGGGCGCGGAGAGCGTCGCCCAGGTGGCCCGGTCGGAGGGCTGGCTCACCGAGCTGCTGACCGACCTCGGCGAGGCGGCTCCGGCCGAGGGACTGGTGGTCGGCGTGGTCGGCGGCAGCGGGGGCGCCGGCGCCACGACGTTCGCCTGCGCGCTCGGGCAGGTGGGCGCCCGACGCGGGCGGGCCGTGGTCATCGACGCGGACCCGCTCGGTCCGGGCATCGACCGGGTCCTGGGCCTCGAGGACCGCCACGGCGTGCGGTGGGACGGCCTGTGCCAGACGACCGGTCGGCTGAGTGCGCGGGCCCTGCGTGAGGCGCTGCCTCGCCGGGAGCAGCTCGGGGTCCTCACCTGGCATGCCGGCGAGCCGGCCGCCCTCCAGGCGTTCGCCGTACGGGAGGTGCTCTCCGCCGCCCGGCGCGGCCACGACCTGGTCGTGGTCGACCTGCCTCGCACCGCCGGGCCGCTGGTCGACGAGGTGGTCGCGCGCTGCGACCGGCTCCTCGTGGTCGTGGTGCCGACCGTCGCCGGCGTCGCGTCCGCCGTGCGCACCTGCGCCCGGCACCCGGACCCGACCGGGGTCCGGCTGGTGCTGCGCGGCGCCGGCATCGACCCGCGGGCCGTGTCCCGGGCGACCGGCATCTCCGTGCTCACGACGATGCCCGACCAGCGCGGCCTCGGCGAGGCCCTCGACCTCGGTCTCGGGCCGGTGCGCAGCCGGCGCGCGGCCCTGGGCCGCGCGGCGACCGAGGTGCTCGACCAGCTCGTCCTGCTGCGCGCGGCGGCATGAGCGAGGTGGCCGCGGTCCCGCTCGCCGACCTCGAGGCGGTCCGGGACCGCTTGGCCCGCAGTCCGGGGGACCTCACCCCGCACCGGGTGGCGCAGGCGCTGCGCGAGAGCGGCCGTCCGGTGGGCGACGCCGCGGTGCTGGCGACGTACGAGGCGCTGCGCCGCGACGTCGTGGGCGCCGGCCCGCTCGAGCCGCTGCTGCGCACGCCGTACGTCACCGACGTGCTGGTCAACGGGGCCGACCACGTCTACCTCGACCGCGGCTCGGGCCTCGAGCTCACCGACGTCCGGTTCCCCGACGAGGAGGCGGTGCGGCGGCTCGCCCAGCGACTCGCGGCGCTCGGCGGTCGCCGGCTCGACGATGCCACGCCGTACGTCGACCTCCGCCTGCCGGACGGCACCCGCCTGCACGCCGTGCTCGCCCCGCTCGCCCGGCCGGGGACGCTGGTCTCGCTGCGGGTGCCGCGGCCGCGGACCTTCACCCTCGACGAGCTGGTCGGCCTCGGCACGCTCACCGCCGGCACCGCCCGCCTGCTGCGCGCGATCGTCGAGGCGCGGCTGGCGTTCCTCGTCAGCGGCGGCACCGGCTCCGGCAAGACCGCCCTGCTGGCGGCGCTGCTCTCCCGGGTCGAGCCGGAGGAGCGGATCGTGCTGGTCGAGGACGCCAGCGAGCTGCGCCCGGACCACCCGCACGTGGTCGCCCTCGAAGGACGGCCCGCGAACCTCGAGGGCGCCGGCGCGGTGGAGGTCCGCACCTTGGTGCGCCAGGCGCTGCGGATGCGGCCCGACCGGCTGGTGGTCGGTGAGGTGCGGGGTGGTGAGGTGGTCGACCTGCTCGCTGCCCTCAACACCGGGCACGAGGGCGGGTGCGGCACCCTCCACGCCAACTCCGCGGTCGACGTCCCGGCCCGGGTCGAGGCGCTCGCACTCGCGGCCGGCCTGGGCCGGGAGGCGGCGCACAGCCAGCTGGCGTCCGCGGTCCACGTCGTGCTCCACCTCGCTCGGGGCCCGGACGGGGTGCGCCGGCTGCGCCAGATCGCCGTCCCCCGGCGCGGCCCGGACGGGCTCGTCTCGATGGTGCCCGCCCTCGAGGTCGGCGACGACGGGATCGTCCGGCCGGGGCCGGGGGCCGACGAGCTCGCGGCCCGGATCGGCCGATGACCGCGGTCGCGGTCGGTGCCGCGGCGCTCGCGATGCTGCTGCTGGTCCGGCCACCGGCCCGTCCCGCGGCATCGGGGGCGGCGGTCGTGGAGCGCCGCTGGGTGCCGGTGGCCGTGCTCGTGGCCGGGGTCGTGGCCGCGCTCGCGATGCCGCGCCTCGGTGGCCTCGCCCTCGTGCTCAGCGGGACCGCGACGGGTGCCGCCGGGCTCTGGCGGCGCCGGCGCCGGCGTCGGGCCGCCGAGCGGGTGGCCGCGCAGGTGCTGGACACCTGCGAGCTGCTGGCCGGCGAGCTCACCGCCGGGCGGCCGCCCGGCGAGGCACTGCAGCGGGCAGCCGCGTCCTGGCCGCCGCTGGCCCGGGTCGCCGAGGCGTTCCGGGTGGGAGCAGACGTGCCGTCCGCCCTGCGCGTCCTGGCCGCCGACCTCGAGGGCGCGCGGGACCTGCGCGTCGTCGCGGCGGCCTGGCAGGTCGCCCACCGGACCGGACAGGGTCTCGCCTCGGCCGTCGAGCGGGTGGCGGAGTCGTTGCGTGCCGGTGCCGCGACCCGGCGGATGGTCACCGGGGAGCTCGGCTCGGCCCGCGCCACCGCCCGCCTGGTCGCGGGACTGCCGGTGCTCGCCCTCGCCATGGGGTCGGGCGCCGGTGGCGACCCCTGGGGCTTCCTGCTCGGCCATCCCGCTGGTCTCCTGTGCCTTGCCGGCGGGTTGGCCTTCGGACTGGCCGGCCTGTGGTGGATCGAGGCGATCGCCGCCGCGGCCGAGGAGTCGTGGTGAGCGCGCTGCCGGCGTTGCTTCCGGTGCTCGCGGCGGCCATGGCGGCGGCGCTCCTGCTCCCTCCTCGCCCGACCCTGCCCGGCGCACGGTCCCCGAGCGACCACGCGCCGTCCCCCGGGTGGCTGCACCGGCACCGACTGCTGTGGAGTGGGCTGGCCGGCACCGGCGCCCTGGTTCTCGTCGGCGGTCCGGCCGGCCCGCCGGCCGCCCTGGTCGCGGCGGTGGCCGCCTGGACGGTGATCGGGCGCGCCGAGCCGCCCGACGTACGACGCCGCCGCGAGGCGGTGCGCCGGGACCTGCCGCACGTCGTGGACCTGTTCGCCGCCACCCTGCGCGGCGGCGCCGCTCCCGCCGACGGGATCGCACTGGTCTGCACCGCCCTCCCCGGCCCGGCCGCCGACCGGCTCGCGGGGGTCGCGGCCCGGCTCGCGCTCGGGCTGGACCCGGGCCAGGTCTGGTCGGCACTCGCCGACGACCCCCATCTCGGCCGCCTCGGCCGCACCCTCGCCCGCGCGCACTCCTCGGGGGCGCCGGTGGTGGCCGCGGTCGAGCGGCTCGCCGACGACCTCGCCCGGTCCGCTCGCGCCGAGACCGAGGAGCGGGCCCGGGCGGTCGGCGTGAAGGCCGCCCTGCCCCTCGGCCTGTGCCTGTTGCCGGCGTTCGTGCTGATCGGCATCGTCCCGCTCGTGGTCGCCCTCCTCGCGAGCCTCGACATCTGAGCCGTCCGGCCCTGGTTCGTCGGGCCCGGACCGGGTCGGCGGTGGCCTGGCAACCGTTGCTGGTGGGCAGTCGGTTGCCTGCACACCGCTGGCCGTGGTGGGCCGATCCCGGCGGCGGCAGCGCCGAGGACGAGACCGGGTGCCTCCTGGGGCCGCACGTCCGGGCCCGGTCACCGTCCACCGGGCGACTTGCGACGGCGCCGTCCCCAGCCGGCGCCCGGCGGCCGGCACGCGGTGTCGAGATCCCGCAGGGTCGAGTGCGACGGCCGCACCGGGCGGCCGAGAACGGAGACCCCGATGTCCTTGCAGCACCCCGCCCCGCACCCCGCTCCCCACGCCGGCCCCCACCTGGTCCCTTCCCCTGCGCGGCTGTCCCGTCCTGCTCGACGAGCCGGCCGGCGGCGCGACCAGCGCGGCATCACGACCGCCGAGTACGCCGTCGGCACGGCGGCCGGCGCCGGCCTTGCCGGGCTGCTCTACAAGCTGCTCACCGGCGGGTTCGGCGACCAGCTCCTCAAGACCCTGTTCGACCACGTGCTCGGGCTGCTGGGCATCGGATGACCGGGCGCGGGAGCGGCCGTCGCCGCGAGCGCGGGGCCGCGACGGCCGAGCTCGCGATGGCGCTGCCGCTCCTGGTCGCGATCACCCTCGGCCTGGTGTGGCTGCTCGCCGTGGGTGCCGCGCAGGTCCGCGCGGTCGACGCGGCCCGCGAGACGGCCCGGGCGGTCGCCCGCGGCGACAGCGTGACCGCTGCGGTGGCGCGGGGCCAGCGGGTCGCCCCACCGGGCAGCAGGGTGAGCGTCCACGACGACGGCGGCCAGGTGACCGCCGTCGTCGTGGGCCGGGTCGACGGTCCAGGTGGGCTGTTCGGGCGGCTGCCCGGGGTCGCGGTCTCGGCGCAGGCGGTCGCCGCCGCGGAGGAGTCGTCGCCGTGAAGGCAACGGCCGCGGCGCACCGCACTCGGGACGCCCGGGGCTCGGCCAGCCTGTTCGCGGTGTCCTGCCTGGCGGTGCTGCTCCTGCTCGGATCCGCCCTCGGGGTGGTCGCCGCGATGGTGCGCGCCCACCGGATGGCCCAGTCGGCCGCCGACCTGGCGGCGCTCTCTGCGGCCACGGCGCTCGGCCGGGGCAACGACCCGTGCCGGGCCGGAGCGGCCGTGGCGGTGGCCAACGGCGCCCGGCTGGTCGCGTGCACGGTCGCGGGCGATGACGCGCTCGTCCGGGTCGAGGTCACCGGCCCCCGCTGGCTCGGTCAGACCGCGGACCTGGCGGCCGAGGCCAGGGCCGGACCCGGCTGACCGGGCCGGAGGGTTCCTGCGGGCCGGGCCTACCGGTCGTCGCCGGGGCGATCGCGCTCCCGCTCGTCCTCGCGGCGCTCGGCCTCCCGCTCGTCGAGCTTCTCCGACAGCTCGTTGAGCCGCTTGCTCTCGCGCCGGTGCCGGATGCTGCGCTTGGTCCCCCACTTCGTGAGCCCGAAGCCCCAGAGGATCGCCACCCCGGCGGCGAGCCCGACGAAGAACAGCGTGACCGCGCCGATGTCGGCGCCGAGGAGCTCGACGCCGGAGCCCTCGGCGGTGCCGAGCGCCGCGACGATCGCCACCGCGCCCAGCGCGATGAGGAGGATGCCGAGGATCACCATGCGGGCGAGACTAGGCCTCGCCGAGGAGTACGTCGAGGAGTGCGGCGGCGCCCGCCTTGTCGAGCGGGTTGTTCTGGTTGCCACACTTGGGCGACTGGATGCACGACGGGCAGCCGTCCTCGCAGGTGCACGAGCGGATCGTGTCCCGGGTCGCCGTCAGCCACTCCCGGGCCGCTCGGAATCCGCGCTCGGCGAATCCCGCGCCACCGGGGTGCCCGTCGTAGACGAACACCGTCAGTCGCCCGGTGTCGGGGTGCACCGCCGTCGACACTCCGCCGATGTCCCACCGGTCGCAGGTCGCGAAGAGCGGCAGCAGACCGATCGAGCAGTGCTCGGCGGCGTGCGCGGCACCCGGCAGGTCACGGCCGGAGAGGCCCGCCTCGGTCACGGCGTGGTCGGGCACCGTCCACCACACGGCCGCCGTGCGCAACGAGCGCTCGGGCAGGTCGAGCGGCTCCTCGCCGAGCACGTCGCCGCCGGGTTGGCGCCGCTTGAGGAAGGACACCACCTGGTGGGTGACGTCGACCTCGCCGAAGGACAGCCGGCAGTCACCCCAGGCGGTGTGCTCACGCTCGCGCACGACCGAGATCTCGGTGACCTCGCGGGCGGTCGTGGAGTAGTCGGGCTGGGCGCGTTGGATCACCGCCACGCGGTCCTCGAGGTCGAGCGAGCACACCAACCAGGTCTCGCCGCGGTGCACGTACACCGCGCCGGGGTGGGCGGTGCCGTGGGCGCTCGAGGCGTCGACCGTGCCGATCACGCGGCCCGTCTCCGCCTCGACGAGCTGGACGGGAGCGCCGCCGGTCGACCGGATGTCGGCGAGGTCGCTGGCCCGGCGCCGGTCGGTCCAGAACCAGCCGCGCGGGCGGCGGCGCAGCAGCCCGCCCTCGGTCAGCGCGTCGACGACCTCGCGCGCGGTCGGACCGAACAGCGGCAGGTCGGCCTCGGTGAGCGGTGCCTCGTGTGCGGCCGCGCACAGGTGCGGACCGAGGACGTAGGGATTGGACGGGTCGAACACGGTCGCCTCGACCGGGCGGCCCAGCAGCGCCTCGGGGTGGGTGACGAGGTAGGTGTCGAGCGGGTCGTCGCGGGCGACGAGGACGGCGAGGGCGTCCTGGGCGCCCCGCCCGGCCCGGCCGACCTGCTGCCACAGGGCGGCGCGGGTGCCGGGGAAGCCGGCCATCACCACGGCGTCGAGGCCGCTGATGTCGATGCCGAGCTCGAGGGCGTTGGTCGCGGCGAGCCCGGTGATCTCGCCGCGACGCAGCGAGTCCTCGATCGCCCGACGCTCCTCGGGCAGGTAGCCGCCGCGGTAGGACGCCACCCGGCCTGCGAGCACCGGGTCGACGTCGGTGAGCAGCTCGGCGGCGGTCATCGCGACCTGCTCGGCACCGCGGCGGGAGCGGATGAACGCGAGCGTGCGCACGTCCTCGGCCACCAGGTCGGCGAGCAGGTCGGCGGTCTCGGAGGAGGCGGCCCGGCGCACGGGCGCGCCGTTCTCGCCGGTGAAGGAGGTGAAGGGCGGCTCCCACAGCAGCAGTGACACCCGGCCGCGCGGAGAGTGGTCGGCGGTGACCGCCTGCACGTCGAGGCCGGTGAGCCGCCGGGCGGCGGCCTCGGGCTCCGCGACGGTGGCGGAGGCCAGCACGAAGGTCGGGCTCGCGCCGTACGTCGCGCACACCCGCCGCAGCCGTCGGAGCACGTGGGCGACGTGAGCGCCGAAGACCCCGCGGTAGTGGTGGCACTCGTCGACGACGACGTACTGCAGGGCGCCGAGGAACCCCGCCCAGCGGGAGTGCCCGGGCAGCAGGGAGCGGTGCAGCATGTCGGGGTTGGTGAGGACGTACTCGCCGTGGTCGCGGGCCCAGTCGCGCTGCTCGCGTGAGCTGTCGCCGTCATGGGTGGTGACCCGCAGGTCGAGCCCGAGCCCGCTCAGCCCGGCCAGCTGGTCCTGGGCGAGCGCCTTGGTCGGTGCGAGGTACAGCACGGTGGCCCCGCGCTGGCCGCGCGGCCCCCGGGAGCCGCGGAGGGTCGAGAGCGCGGGGAGCTGGTAGGCCAGGCTCTTGCCGGAGGCGGTGCCGGTCGCGAGCACGACATGCTGGCCGGCGTGCGCCGCCTCGGCGGCCACGACCTGGTGCTGCCAGGGGCGCGCGACCCCGCGCGCCGCGAACGCCGCGACCACGTCCGGGTCCGCCCAGGCGGGCCAGTCCGCGTGGCGCGCCGCCCGCGCCGGGAGCACCTCCAGGTGGCACAGCCGGTCCTCGCGGCCCGGCGCGGCCACGAGCCGCTCGACCACGTCGCGGAGGTCACCGGCGGTGCGCGCCTGCGAACCGAGGACCGCTCTCACCCCACCATCCTCTCCGACGCCACCGACAGCGCGGCACCACCTCGCTCCGGGCTGGTCCGGGGCTGGCCCGGCGCTGGTCCGGGGCTGGCCGGCGTACCCTGTGCAGTCCTCGCTCCCCCGTGTCCTGTGGCCAGTTTGTGCGCGGGGAGGCGCGGGCGTGGTTTCATTGTGCAGGCCGGATGTCGGGTTCGCCGCCGCGACAGATCGGCAACCGAACAAGCCGCACCGGGAGAACTAGGTGGACCTGACTCTGACGACGCGCGACGCCGGTGGGAAGACCATCGTTGCCGTCGGGGGCGAGATCGACGTCTACACCGCCCCCAAGCTGCGCGACAAGATCACCGAGCTGGTGGCCGCGGGTGTCTACGACATCGTCGTGGACATGGAGGAGGTCGAGTTCCTCGACTCCACCGGCCTGGGCGTCCTGGTCGGCGGCCTGAAGAAGGTCCGCGCCCACGACGGCTCGCTCCAGCTGGTGTGCACCCAGGACCGGCTCCTCAAGATCTTCCGCATCACCGGCCTCGCCAAGGTCTTCGTCATCCACGACTCCGCCGACGCCGCCCTCGCCGGCAGCTGACCTCCCCGGGCGGTCTCTGCTCGTCTCCTCGGAAGCGCGGACGTCCGCGGTCCCGAGCGTTTCGGGCCCTTGGGCCCGTCGCCTCGGGACCAGAGGGGTCTAGGGTCGTCGCGAACCCATCCCGTGCGGCGTACGAGCGCGCCTCCAGCTGTGTACCGGGTCACATGTGCGTACCCGCCCGCAGCCCGTGCGTAGACTCCGCGTCGTCCGTGAGACCTGAATCACTCTCCCAGGAGGAAACACATGACGGGGATCGTTCCCGCTGTCGTGGAAGTCTCCGGGGGCAATCTCGTCCTGGTCATCGTCGTCGCACTGATCGCGCTTGGCGCGCTCGCGATGGCAGCGATGTTCCGCCAGGAAGTGCTTGCCGCCGGTGAGGGCACCGACAACATGAAGAACATCGCGCAGGCGGTGCAAGAGGGCGCGAACGCCTACTTGCAGCGGCAGTTCCGCACGTTGGCGATCTTCGCCGTCGTCGCGTTCTTCCTGCTGCTCGCGCTGCCCGCCGACGACGCCATGGTCCGGATCTTCCGGTCCGTGTTCTTCCTGGTCGGAGCGGGCTTCTCGGCCACCGTCGGCTACCTCGGCATGTCGCTCGCGGTGAAGGCGAACCTCCGGGTGGCTGCGGCCGCGCAGACCCAGGGCCGCGACCCGGCCATGAACATCGGCTTCCGGACCGGCGCCACCGTCGGCATGCTGACCGTCGGCCTCGGCCTGCTCGGCGCCAGCGTCGTGGTGATCCTGTTCCAGGAGGACGCCCCGCACGTGCTGGAGGGCTTCGGCTTCGGTGCGGCGCTGCTCGCGATGTTCATGCGTGTCGGCGGCGGCATCTTCACCAAGGCCGCCGACGTCGGCGCCGACCTGGTCGGCAAGGTCGAGAACAACATCCCCGAGGACGACCCGCGCAATGCCGCGACGATCGCGGACAACGTCGGCGACAACGTCGGCGACTGCGCGGGCATGGCTGCCGACCTGTTCGAGTCCTACGCCGTGACCCTGGTCGCGGCGCTGATCCTGGGCTCCCAGGCCTTCGGCGACAAGGGCCTGGTGTTCCCGCTGCTGATCCCCGCGATCGGTGCCCTGACCGCCGTCGTCGGGGTGTACCTCTGCAAGCCGCGGGCCGGCGAGAACGGCCTGACCACGATCAACCGGGCGTTCTACATCTCCGCCGCGATCGGCGCGGTCGCGAGCATCATCCTGGCCCTGGTCTACCTGCCGGGCGACTTCGCCGACCTGACGAACTCCACGGTCGACGCCGACGCCAGCCCGCGTGTCGTCGCCGCCCTGGCCGTGCTCATCGGCATCGTGCTCGCCGCCGCGATCCTCGGCCTCACCGGCTACTTCACCGGCACCGACCACCGGCCGGTCAAGGACGTCGGCAAGACCTCGCTCACGGGCGCGGCGACCGTGATCCTGTCCGGCCTGTCGGTCGGCTTCGAGTCGGCCGTCTACACGACCCTGGTCATCGGCGCGGCGGTCTTCGGCGCGTTCCTGGTCGGTGCCGGCTCGATCCCGGTCGCGCTGTTCGCGGTCGCGCTGGCCGGCTGCGGCCTGCTGACCACCGTCGGCGTGATCGTCGCGATGGACACCTTCGGCCCGGTCTCCGACAACGCCCAGGGCATCGCGGAGATGTCCGGCGACGTCGACGAGCACGGCGCGCAGATCCTGACCGAGCTCGACGCGGTCGGCAACACCACGAAGGCGATCACCAAGGGCATCGCGATCGCGACGGCGGTGCTCGCCGCGAGCGCGCTGTTCGGCTCCTACACGAACGCCCTCCAGGACGCCATCGACGAGGTCACCCTCACCGAGGAGCCCGGCGCGCTCACCAGCCTGGCGTTCTCGTTCAACGCGTCCTACCCGAACATCCTGGTCGGCATGCTGCTCGGTGCGGCCGTGGTGTTCCTGTTCTCCGGGCTCGCGATCAACGCGGTCGGCCGCGCTGCCGGCGCGGTGGTCTACGAGGTGCGCCGCCAGTTCCGGGAGATCCCCGGGATCATGGAGGGCACCGGCCGCCCGGAGTACGGCCGTGTGGTCGACATCGTGACCCGCGACTCGCTGCGTGAGCTGGCCAC encodes:
- a CDS encoding sodium-translocating pyrophosphatase translates to MTGIVPAVVEVSGGNLVLVIVVALIALGALAMAAMFRQEVLAAGEGTDNMKNIAQAVQEGANAYLQRQFRTLAIFAVVAFFLLLALPADDAMVRIFRSVFFLVGAGFSATVGYLGMSLAVKANLRVAAAAQTQGRDPAMNIGFRTGATVGMLTVGLGLLGASVVVILFQEDAPHVLEGFGFGAALLAMFMRVGGGIFTKAADVGADLVGKVENNIPEDDPRNAATIADNVGDNVGDCAGMAADLFESYAVTLVAALILGSQAFGDKGLVFPLLIPAIGALTAVVGVYLCKPRAGENGLTTINRAFYISAAIGAVASIILALVYLPGDFADLTNSTVDADASPRVVAALAVLIGIVLAAAILGLTGYFTGTDHRPVKDVGKTSLTGAATVILSGLSVGFESAVYTTLVIGAAVFGAFLVGAGSIPVALFAVALAGCGLLTTVGVIVAMDTFGPVSDNAQGIAEMSGDVDEHGAQILTELDAVGNTTKAITKGIAIATAVLAASALFGSYTNALQDAIDEVTLTEEPGALTSLAFSFNASYPNILVGMLLGAAVVFLFSGLAINAVGRAAGAVVYEVRRQFREIPGIMEGTGRPEYGRVVDIVTRDSLRELATPGLLAILAPIAVGFGLGVGPLAGFLAGAIATGTLMAVFLANSGGAWDNAKKLVEDGNHGGKGSDAHAATVIGDTVGDPFKDTAGPAINPLLKVMNLVSLLIVAAIVKLSIGEDANTPLRIVIALAAFAGIVAAVYVSKRRPVHIEGDDDGTTAPPPPPPPVEAVPPTEPAPTQQFEAPQQH